CGCCCAGGGCCGCGGTAGCAGCATCATCAACCTCGGCTCCATCGCTGGCCACTGGCCCTATCCCGGCGGGAACGTCTATTGTGGAACGAAAGCCTTCGTCGAACAGTTTTCATATGCCCTGCGTTGCGATCTCAAGGGCACGGGCGTGCGTGTGACCAACCTGGCTCCCGGCCTCTCCGAAAGCGAATTCACCCTGGTGCGCACCGGCGGCGACCGCGCCGCCTACGATCAGCTCTATCAGGGCGCCGACCCCATACAACCCGAAGACATCGCTGAAACGATCTTTTGGGTTGCCAACTTGCCGGCTCACCTGAACGTCAACCAGATGGAGATCATGCCCGTTTCCCAGGCGTGGTCTCCCTTTTCCGTCCATCGCGACAACACCCCCGATTGAGGAGCGGACCGATGAATACGTTCGAACAGGATATCGACACGCTGAGAACCTGGGACCGAACCCACGTATGGCATCACCTGACGACCGGGCAGGCCGCATCGGCCGGCGTTCCCATGTTCGTGCGCGGGGAAGGCCTGACGCTCTGGGACAGCGACGGTAAGGAGTACCTGGATGCCTCCGCCGGGGGCGTGTGGGTGACTAATGTCGGTTACGGCCGCAAGGAAATCGCGGATGCGGTCTACCAGCAGCTCATGGACCTCAACTATTTCGCCGGGTCGATGGCCAGTAAACCGGCGGCCGCCTTTGCGGAAAAACTTCTCGGCAAGATGCCGGGCATGAGCCGCGTGTATTACTCCAGCTCCGGCTCCGAGGCTAACGAGAAAGCGTTCAAGATGGTGCGTCAGATCGCCCACAAATTCCATGATGGTAAGAAACACAAGATTCTCTACCGTGACCGGGATTACCACGGCACCACACTCGCGACGCTAAGCGCCAGCGGTCAGGCAGAGCGCCGCGAACAATTTGGCCCGTTCATGCCCGGGTTCGTGGAGTTTCCCCACTGTTGCGAGTACCGCAGCCAGTTCGGTGATGTCGAGGACTACGGCCTACGGGCTGCCGCAGCGATGGAAGAGGTGATCCTGCAGGAAGGTCCCGATACCGTCGGCGCGGTCATCATCGAACCCATTACCGCGGGTGGAGGCATTATCCCGCCTCCGTCGAGCTACCTGCGGCAGGTTCGCGAGATCTGCGACCGCTACGACCTCCTGCTAATCATGGATGAAGTGGTTTGCGGACTGGGGCGGACAGGGGCCTGGTTTGGCTACCAGCACTACGATGTCGTGCCGGATATCGTCACCATGGCCAAGGGCGTCGCTTCCGGTTATGCCGCGATTTCCTGCACGGTCACCACCGAACGCGTCTACGAGATGTTGCAGGAGGCGGAAGGCGATACGCTCGGCTATTTCCGCGATATCTCTACCTTCGGCGGATGTCTGGCCTCCCAGGCGGCAGCACTCGCCAACCTGAACATCATTGAGCGCGAGGGACTGGTCAAAAACAGCGCCCGTCAGGGTGAACGACTGCTCGCCGGTTTCCGGGAACTCGCTGACCGTTATGCACTGATCGGGGACGTGCGCGGCAAGGGCCTGTTCCTGGGTATCGAACTGGTGACCGATCGCCAGAGCAAACAACCTGTGGACGAAAGGATATCCATGGCTATCGCCGCCAAGTGCAAGGAACACGGGTTATTGATCGGTCGCACCAATCGTAGCCTGACCGGATTCAACAACATCCTGAATTTCAGCCCGGCGCTGACCATTACCGAGCAACAGGTCGACATTGTGATCGAGCGCCTGGACCGGGCGTTCCACGACGTCACCGAGGGTATGTAGAGGGCACCCGCCGGGGGCGTTCAACACATGCGATTGTAACGGGGCACGGAAGCTGGGTCGACGATCAGATCCAGCCTCCGTGCGCGATGTTCAGGTCTCGGTCTGACCTGCTGCGAGCGCCGCGTCGATCAGGTCCTTTCCGATCTCGTCCTCGTAGGCTTCCCACACCGGTTTCATTGCATCCTGCCAGACCCTCAGCTCACTCGGGGTGGGCTTGAACAGTTCGATGTCCCTCATGCGGCGGATCTCGTCACGGTCGTTCATGGCTTTCGCCTTTGACACGGAGTTGCCGTACTCCAGCGCCATTTGCAGTGCGTATTCGAAATGCCTGAGGTCCTCTTCGCTGAGGTTACCCCAGAAACGGGCGTTGGTGATCACCATATAGTCGAGGACGCCATGGTTGGACTCCATGATGTAGGGCTGGTGCTCATAGAACTTCTGCGAGTAGATGTTGGACCAGGTGTTCTCCTGCCCCTGGATCAGGCCGGTGGCAAGCCCTTGGTAGACGTCCGCAAATGCCATCGGCAGGGGGATGGCATCGATGGTACGGAACTGCTGCTCGAGCACGTCCGAGTCCATGATACGGAAGCTCAGGCCGGCAAGGTCTGCCGGCTCGTGAAAGGGTTTGTTGGCGGTCAGCTGCTTCATGCCGTTGT
The window above is part of the Marinobacter nanhaiticus D15-8W genome. Proteins encoded here:
- a CDS encoding SDR family NAD(P)-dependent oxidoreductase, whose translation is MTIAFITGATSGFGRATAERFAEAGWALVLTGRRRERLDELERRLAGKCPVLTRVLDVTDAQAVTECIAHLPEAFRAVSVLINNAGLALGTAPAQDSDPEQWQRMIDTNISGLTRVTHALLPTLIAQGRGSSIINLGSIAGHWPYPGGNVYCGTKAFVEQFSYALRCDLKGTGVRVTNLAPGLSESEFTLVRTGGDRAAYDQLYQGADPIQPEDIAETIFWVANLPAHLNVNQMEIMPVSQAWSPFSVHRDNTPD
- a CDS encoding aspartate aminotransferase family protein, translating into MNTFEQDIDTLRTWDRTHVWHHLTTGQAASAGVPMFVRGEGLTLWDSDGKEYLDASAGGVWVTNVGYGRKEIADAVYQQLMDLNYFAGSMASKPAAAFAEKLLGKMPGMSRVYYSSSGSEANEKAFKMVRQIAHKFHDGKKHKILYRDRDYHGTTLATLSASGQAERREQFGPFMPGFVEFPHCCEYRSQFGDVEDYGLRAAAAMEEVILQEGPDTVGAVIIEPITAGGGIIPPPSSYLRQVREICDRYDLLLIMDEVVCGLGRTGAWFGYQHYDVVPDIVTMAKGVASGYAAISCTVTTERVYEMLQEAEGDTLGYFRDISTFGGCLASQAAALANLNIIEREGLVKNSARQGERLLAGFRELADRYALIGDVRGKGLFLGIELVTDRQSKQPVDERISMAIAAKCKEHGLLIGRTNRSLTGFNNILNFSPALTITEQQVDIVIERLDRAFHDVTEGM
- a CDS encoding DctP family TRAP transporter solute-binding subunit; translation: MKLQFKTIFLSIFVGVLPVAVSASPEPLVFSHVVSPDTPKGKMATMFKTLVERTLGDKYTIVIRPNAEMMDDDDAIDAVARGKIHFAVPSVSKFQGYTDKLKIYDLPFLFPDHEAIERFQQGSAGQSLLTSMDAKGIRGIGYLYNGMKQLTANKPFHEPADLAGLSFRIMDSDVLEQQFRTIDAIPLPMAFADVYQGLATGLIQGQENTWSNIYSQKFYEHQPYIMESNHGVLDYMVITNARFWGNLSEEDLRHFEYALQMALEYGNSVSKAKAMNDRDEIRRMRDIELFKPTPSELRVWQDAMKPVWEAYEDEIGKDLIDAALAAGQTET